A single Saccharolobus shibatae B12 DNA region contains:
- a CDS encoding radical SAM protein, whose product MTIIGNPEIGLYTGKLPKGCELCRLGGKLVLFITGECDDNCYYCPVSDDRFGKNRIFANETEVKDAMDVIYEAYRMKALGAGITGGDPILEIGRVIEIIDKLKNEFSSDFHIHLYTTGRYVNDDVMKELVSAGLDEIRFHPVKELYLNAVKIALKYDIDVGLELPAIPNEGDKIVRLVKWAEENNVKFVNLNELELNARNYLNLNSKGLHAKHGITGVEGSFDTALDVLKKFEEDKKITVHYCSSVYKDLVETRTRFFRIIKYNSKPYEEYTNEATIVRAIVKTNHKIPSLENFGEFNGSNEYSVSPGIIKDLLNEYTDLIDEIYIVEEHPDSRRLRVGEKLIYSKSKNS is encoded by the coding sequence GGAGGTAAATTAGTCCTCTTTATCACTGGCGAATGCGATGACAACTGCTATTATTGCCCCGTAAGTGATGACAGATTTGGAAAAAATAGGATATTTGCAAATGAGACTGAAGTAAAAGACGCTATGGACGTCATATATGAGGCATATAGGATGAAAGCTCTAGGTGCGGGAATAACTGGTGGTGATCCTATTCTTGAAATAGGTAGAGTAATTGAGATTATTGACAAGCTAAAGAATGAATTCAGTTCGGATTTTCATATTCATCTTTACACTACTGGACGTTATGTTAACGACGATGTAATGAAGGAGCTGGTTAGTGCAGGACTGGATGAGATACGTTTTCACCCAGTAAAAGAGCTATATCTAAATGCAGTAAAGATAGCTTTAAAGTACGATATTGATGTAGGTTTAGAATTACCAGCTATTCCGAACGAGGGGGATAAAATTGTCAGATTAGTTAAATGGGCTGAGGAAAATAATGTTAAGTTTGTAAATTTAAATGAGCTAGAGCTAAATGCTAGAAACTATTTGAATCTAAACAGTAAAGGTCTTCATGCTAAACATGGAATAACGGGAGTAGAAGGTAGTTTTGATACTGCCTTAGATGTTCTAAAAAAATTTGAAGAAGACAAAAAGATTACTGTCCATTATTGTAGTTCTGTTTATAAAGATCTGGTGGAAACTAGAACTAGATTTTTTAGAATAATCAAATATAATTCAAAACCCTATGAGGAGTATACTAATGAGGCCACAATTGTAAGAGCAATAGTTAAGACCAACCATAAGATTCCCTCTTTGGAGAATTTTGGAGAGTTTAATGGTTCAAATGAATACTCTGTTTCGCCAGGTATTATCAAAGATCTATTAAATGAGTACACTGATTTAATAGACGAAATTTATATAGTTGAGGAGCACCCTGATTCACGAAGATTAAGAGTAGGAGAGAAGCTAATTTATTCTAAATCTAAGAATAGCTAA
- a CDS encoding mRNA surveillance protein pelota encodes MRILEFDEKRQAVKLHIESEDDLWILHLILEKDDKVVAKTTRDIGLGKESRRIPMTIVLKVDYTEFQEFTNRLRIHGIIEDAPERFGIRGAHHTVNLDIGDEIIIIKQQWNKYALDKLKKQADKRSKIIIALVDFDEYLIAIPFEQGIKILSEKSLRSLNEEEGIIEQNALEVATELAEYVKQYNPDAILLAGPGFFKEEVAKKVNNILKNKKVYIDSVSSATRTGLHEILKRDIIDKIMSDYEIAIGAKKMEKAMELLAKQPELVTYGLEQVKNAVEMGAVETVLLIEDLLSSNDQERLAIERILEDIENKRGEIILVPKESPIYFELKNLTGILAILRFRIN; translated from the coding sequence GTGAGAATATTAGAATTTGATGAGAAACGCCAAGCAGTCAAACTACATATAGAGTCAGAGGACGATTTGTGGATTTTACATTTAATTCTAGAAAAAGACGATAAAGTAGTTGCTAAAACTACCCGAGACATAGGATTGGGAAAGGAGAGTAGAAGAATACCAATGACCATTGTCCTTAAAGTAGATTATACAGAGTTTCAAGAGTTCACAAATAGATTACGAATTCATGGAATAATAGAAGATGCTCCTGAAAGATTTGGAATAAGAGGAGCTCATCATACTGTTAATTTAGATATAGGAGATGAGATTATCATTATAAAACAACAATGGAATAAGTATGCGTTAGATAAACTTAAGAAGCAAGCTGATAAGAGAAGCAAGATAATAATTGCATTGGTAGATTTTGATGAGTATTTGATTGCAATACCATTTGAGCAAGGGATAAAGATACTCTCGGAGAAATCATTAAGATCATTAAATGAGGAAGAAGGAATAATAGAGCAAAATGCGTTGGAGGTTGCAACGGAGCTTGCAGAGTATGTGAAACAATACAATCCAGATGCTATACTACTAGCTGGGCCTGGATTCTTTAAAGAGGAAGTAGCTAAAAAAGTAAATAATATTTTAAAAAATAAGAAGGTTTATATTGATAGCGTATCATCGGCCACTAGGACTGGTCTTCATGAAATATTGAAGAGAGATATAATAGACAAGATAATGTCAGATTATGAGATTGCAATAGGAGCTAAGAAAATGGAAAAGGCTATGGAACTTTTGGCTAAACAACCAGAACTAGTGACCTATGGCTTGGAACAAGTAAAGAATGCTGTCGAAATGGGTGCTGTAGAAACAGTTTTACTGATCGAAGACCTATTATCTTCAAACGATCAAGAAAGGCTAGCAATTGAAAGAATTCTTGAGGATATAGAAAATAAAAGGGGGGAGATAATATTAGTGCCTAAAGAATCGCCAATCTATTTTGAATTAAAGAATCTTACTGGTATATTAGCTATTCTTAGATTTAGAATAAATTAG